One Deltaproteobacteria bacterium DNA window includes the following coding sequences:
- a CDS encoding glycosyl hydrolase family 18 protein, translated as MQNTTPNNLVNAWIFLNEDEPAGTNYNSSDSCYQTLIQNNIYQSIDILYMCFVETVPTSSTTIPSGDGSSYTIQMGNLPHNQEYMDKILVDAKNNNSNMKFGVTVGYDSGQVSNIFSNPEYTPQQNAENFAANLLKYMQHYGLSGFDIDWEWPMCNEVTQTQFKLLFTAVGQLFQKQSEQYYCSISPASNANTDTDTINSYLDFVNLQMYFSTGLPLQFPHVKQQLFGYGVKFEASGPTSDIWHVGFQTALNGYELNISNNHFNSYINWRLNSQNFMFEQTQQQALYGLIHNNYLVENQWGGSSAPWHPGGTWVMGCRNGQHVVQLEASSADGGQTLKGTMTYDGEGPIGFTATLRGNNSYQVQNQWGGSSAPWHPGGTWLIGGRSNQNVVAIDISSSDAGKTLKGTMTYANEGPIGFAAALQDHADKKIAHAGRAGQSGEA; from the coding sequence ATGCAAAACACCACACCAAATAACCTTGTGAATGCCTGGATTTTTCTGAATGAGGATGAACCGGCAGGTACTAATTACAATAGCTCAGACAGTTGTTACCAGACACTTATTCAAAACAATATCTACCAATCCATAGATATACTGTATATGTGCTTTGTAGAAACAGTCCCCACCAGCAGTACTACCATACCCTCCGGCGATGGCTCGTCATACACCATCCAGATGGGCAATTTGCCGCACAATCAGGAGTATATGGATAAAATACTGGTAGATGCCAAAAACAACAACTCCAATATGAAGTTTGGCGTTACCGTTGGCTATGACAGTGGCCAGGTATCGAATATCTTCTCAAACCCTGAATATACCCCTCAGCAAAATGCTGAAAATTTCGCCGCAAACCTCTTGAAGTATATGCAGCACTACGGCCTGTCAGGTTTTGATATTGACTGGGAATGGCCAATGTGTAACGAGGTGACCCAAACACAATTCAAGCTTCTTTTCACTGCTGTAGGCCAGCTGTTTCAAAAGCAAAGTGAACAATACTATTGCTCAATTTCGCCTGCCAGCAATGCCAATACGGATACGGATACAATCAACAGCTATCTGGACTTTGTAAACCTGCAAATGTATTTCAGCACCGGCCTGCCATTACAGTTTCCTCATGTTAAGCAGCAGTTATTTGGTTATGGCGTTAAATTTGAAGCTAGCGGACCTACCTCTGACATTTGGCACGTGGGTTTTCAAACAGCGCTTAATGGCTATGAACTTAACATCAGCAACAATCATTTTAATTCATACATTAACTGGCGATTAAACTCACAAAACTTTATGTTTGAGCAAACCCAGCAGCAGGCACTCTATGGATTAATCCATAATAACTATCTCGTGGAAAACCAATGGGGTGGTTCATCGGCACCCTGGCACCCGGGCGGCACCTGGGTTATGGGCTGCCGTAACGGTCAGCATGTTGTGCAGTTGGAAGCAAGCTCTGCTGATGGCGGTCAAACGCTAAAGGGTACTATGACTTATGACGGTGAAGGTCCTATTGGTTTCACTGCTACACTGCGCGGCAATAATAGCTATCAGGTACAAAACCAATGGGGTGGTTCATCGGCGCCCTGGCACCCCGGTGGAACATGGCTCATTGGAGGGCGCAGCAACCAAAATGTAGTGGCTATTGATATTTCATCGAGCGACGCCGGGAAGACCCTAAAGGGTACAATGACCTATGCCAACGAAGGGCCCATAGGTTTTGCCGCTGCATTACAGGATCATGCCGACAAAAAAATTGCTCATGCAGGCCGTGCAGGGCAGAGTGGCGAAGCATAA
- a CDS encoding DUF2384 domain-containing protein → MKTAETIAGKLASCEVSIASVLGGAKFLHKKIENRLDLVNLVDEGISKASLLHLARYLHFSTKQMAEVLPVTERTIQRYDNEKQFAPVVSDHILQIAEVSAKGTAVFQDKIKFLLWMNNPCTSFANKTPKSLLKSKFGIDMILDELGRIEHGIFS, encoded by the coding sequence ATGAAAACAGCAGAGACGATAGCCGGCAAGTTAGCTTCCTGTGAGGTTAGTATTGCAAGCGTACTGGGCGGCGCAAAATTTCTTCATAAAAAAATTGAAAATCGCCTCGATTTAGTTAACCTCGTCGATGAGGGTATCAGCAAAGCTTCCCTTCTTCACCTTGCAAGGTATCTCCATTTTTCAACAAAGCAAATGGCGGAGGTTTTGCCTGTTACAGAACGGACCATACAACGCTATGATAATGAAAAACAGTTTGCGCCTGTCGTTTCCGATCATATTCTGCAAATTGCCGAAGTGAGCGCCAAAGGAACGGCTGTTTTCCAGGACAAAATAAAATTCCTCTTATGGATGAATAATCCTTGCACCTCATTTGCCAATAAAACACCAAAGAGCCTGTTAAAATCCAAGTTCGGAATAGATATGATTTTAGATGAATTAGGCAGGATCGAACATGGTATTTTTTCTTAA
- a CDS encoding RES family NAD+ phosphorylase translates to MQVYRISKTDYINNLTGAGAETYGGRWNRKGTRMVYTAESRSLASVEYLVHVPFAIVPYDLSIASIEITGEIKAQQLEQSALPKNWREFPAPNSLATIGSDWAKSRDSLLLRVPSAVVDDEFNILINPLHPDFHRVKVKKTKEYTFDYRLLRN, encoded by the coding sequence ATGCAGGTCTATAGAATATCCAAAACGGACTATATCAATAATCTTACCGGCGCCGGAGCTGAAACCTATGGAGGCAGGTGGAACCGGAAAGGAACAAGGATGGTTTACACTGCCGAAAGCAGGTCACTGGCAAGTGTCGAATATCTCGTTCATGTCCCCTTTGCAATAGTGCCCTATGATCTGAGTATTGCATCCATTGAAATTACCGGCGAGATAAAGGCTCAACAGCTTGAGCAATCTGCATTACCCAAAAACTGGAGAGAATTTCCAGCGCCCAATTCACTGGCAACAATCGGGTCCGACTGGGCAAAGTCGAGAGACTCACTGCTCTTACGCGTACCATCTGCTGTTGTTGATGATGAGTTCAATATCCTTATCAATCCACTCCATCCCGACTTCCACCGGGTAAAAGTTAAAAAAACCAAAGAATATACTTTTGATTACCGTTTGCTTCGAAACTAA
- a CDS encoding NAD-dependent deacetylase: protein MEKDKGNIALAAKVIEEAQAIFITAGAGMGVDSGLPDFRGNEGFWKAYPPMRKLGISFAEMANPQWFRTDPEFAWGFYGHRLNLYRQTEPHHGFTKLLELGKKKKGGYFVFTSNVDGQFQKAGFDGIKIKECHGSIHYLQCADGCGEAIWNADETHVDVNSETFRARKPLPACIHCGAPARPNILMFGDWGWLPHRTNEQSYHLSNWLNNIRAKEMKLAVVEVGAGHAVPTVRMQSEQAARGCSGTLIRINPRDDDVPPGHLAIPLGGGEGIRAIIDRMDRT from the coding sequence ATGGAAAAAGATAAGGGAAATATAGCGCTCGCTGCAAAGGTAATTGAAGAAGCCCAGGCCATTTTTATTACGGCAGGCGCCGGCATGGGCGTCGATTCGGGCCTTCCCGACTTTCGTGGTAATGAAGGTTTCTGGAAAGCCTATCCCCCCATGAGGAAGCTGGGCATCTCCTTTGCCGAAATGGCCAATCCTCAATGGTTCAGGACCGATCCGGAATTTGCCTGGGGCTTTTACGGCCACAGGTTGAATCTGTACAGGCAAACCGAGCCCCATCACGGTTTTACAAAACTCCTGGAACTTGGCAAGAAAAAAAAAGGAGGCTACTTCGTCTTTACCTCCAACGTAGACGGACAATTCCAGAAAGCCGGTTTTGATGGTATAAAAATCAAGGAATGTCATGGCTCCATTCACTACCTCCAATGTGCCGACGGCTGCGGTGAGGCCATATGGAATGCCGACGAGACACATGTTGATGTTAACAGTGAAACCTTCAGAGCAAGAAAACCGCTGCCCGCCTGTATTCACTGCGGCGCACCGGCGCGCCCCAATATCCTCATGTTCGGTGACTGGGGCTGGCTGCCCCACAGGACTAATGAACAGAGCTATCACCTCTCAAACTGGCTCAATAACATACGCGCAAAAGAAATGAAACTGGCTGTTGTGGAAGTCGGCGCAGGCCATGCCGTGCCAACGGTAAGAATGCAATCGGAACAGGCGGCAAGAGGGTGCAGCGGAACATTAATCCGCATTAACCCGAGGGACGATGACGTCCCGCCGGGACACCTGGCCATCCCCCTTGGTGGCGGGGAAGGGATCAGGGCGATTATTGACAGGATGGACAGGACTTAA
- a CDS encoding glycerol-3-phosphate dehydrogenase/oxidase, with protein sequence MNRNEMIDRLEGEDFDVLVIGGGATGLGVAIDAASRGYGTALVEAWDFAKGTSGRSTKLIHGGVRYLEQMNFSLVMEALRERGILYRNAPHLVSDQSFIVPRYHWWEGPFYGIGLKLYDTMAGKLNLAPSEFLSHDETVEAIPNIEREGLTGGIRYHDGQFDDSRMAVTMALTACEHGAALANYVDVKALIKEGGYVSGAVALDKESGKSLTIKAKVVVNATGIFADTICRMDRPEAPPLIEPAQGIHLVFDRSFQPSDTAIMVPHTDDGRVLFAIPWHDRLLVGTTDTTLKECSIEPLPLDEEVDFILRNAGRYLEKEPGRRDVKSVFAGIRPLVHPPGKSLESKEISRSHEVFTSETGLVTIVGGKWTTYRKMAEDAMEHAIMVGDLPERPCVTEKLKLYGAMDRDAPELTTDDRLRVYGSEAVLIKGMELEEMELARQIHPDLPYRYSQVLWGARKEMARTVEDILSRRTRALILDAEKSIEAAPEVAGILARELGHDESWEKKQVEEYTRLARGYMLK encoded by the coding sequence ATGAACCGTAATGAGATGATCGACCGGCTGGAGGGAGAAGACTTCGATGTTCTTGTCATCGGAGGGGGAGCAACGGGGCTCGGCGTGGCCATCGATGCGGCGAGCAGGGGGTATGGCACAGCCCTTGTGGAAGCCTGGGATTTCGCCAAGGGCACATCGGGCAGGAGTACCAAGCTTATTCACGGCGGAGTACGCTATCTTGAACAGATGAACTTTTCACTTGTCATGGAGGCCCTCCGTGAAAGAGGTATTCTCTACCGTAATGCACCCCATCTTGTCTCTGACCAGTCTTTTATTGTTCCCCGCTATCACTGGTGGGAAGGTCCTTTTTATGGCATCGGCCTCAAACTTTATGACACCATGGCAGGAAAACTCAACCTTGCTCCCAGTGAATTCTTAAGTCATGACGAAACAGTAGAGGCCATCCCCAATATTGAGCGCGAGGGTTTAACGGGAGGGATACGCTATCATGACGGCCAGTTCGATGACTCCCGTATGGCGGTAACCATGGCCCTTACCGCCTGTGAACATGGCGCTGCTCTTGCCAACTATGTAGACGTTAAAGCGCTTATTAAAGAGGGGGGCTATGTTTCGGGCGCCGTCGCCCTTGATAAGGAGAGCGGAAAATCCCTGACTATAAAGGCGAAGGTTGTTGTCAATGCAACGGGCATATTTGCCGATACCATCTGCCGCATGGACCGGCCTGAAGCCCCTCCCCTTATCGAACCGGCGCAGGGTATTCATCTCGTCTTCGATCGTTCCTTTCAGCCAAGCGATACGGCCATCATGGTTCCCCACACTGATGACGGCAGAGTACTTTTTGCCATCCCCTGGCATGACAGACTGCTTGTAGGCACAACGGATACAACCCTTAAAGAATGCTCCATCGAGCCTCTTCCCCTCGATGAGGAGGTGGATTTCATTCTCAGAAATGCAGGACGCTACCTGGAAAAAGAACCCGGCCGCCGTGATGTCAAATCTGTTTTTGCAGGGATAAGGCCTCTCGTCCATCCTCCGGGAAAAAGTCTGGAAAGCAAGGAAATATCACGGAGCCATGAAGTTTTCACCAGTGAAACGGGTCTTGTCACCATTGTTGGTGGAAAGTGGACGACTTACCGGAAAATGGCTGAAGATGCAATGGAGCATGCCATTATGGTAGGCGACCTTCCGGAAAGACCCTGTGTTACGGAAAAGCTGAAACTCTACGGCGCTATGGACAGGGATGCCCCGGAACTTACCACCGATGACCGCCTCAGGGTTTACGGCAGTGAAGCTGTCCTCATAAAAGGGATGGAGCTTGAGGAGATGGAGCTTGCCCGTCAGATTCATCCCGATCTTCCTTACCGTTATTCTCAGGTCCTGTGGGGAGCCAGGAAGGAAATGGCAAGAACGGTGGAGGATATTCTTTCCCGCCGGACAAGAGCGCTCATCCTGGATGCCGAAAAATCAATTGAGGCGGCGCCGGAAGTGGCAGGGATTCTTGCCCGTGAGCTTGGGCATGATGAAAGCTGGGAAAAGAAGCAGGTGGAGGAGTATACACGGCTTGCCAGGGGGTATATGTTGAAGTGA
- a CDS encoding TraB/GumN family protein, translated as MKTKLLVLICTVLFSSSLHAETSLWKVQSGSSVIYLGGTIHILRSSDFPLPKEFDSAYADSKIITFETDLDAMQSPEIQQLMVSQGMYSDGRTLDKVLSKEAYGKLKKYCDGLGLPLEALNRMKPSMVVFTVLALELKKLGVDSGGVDFYYDRKAAADGKKRDSLETLEEQIGFLTAMGEGNESNFVIHSIDDFKETSTLLDEMISAWRAGDIQKLSDLFVKDIKKEFPKLYKNLLTDRNKKWLKKIDAYMKTPEKEFLLVGVAHMLGKEGLINQLKKRGYEVTKL; from the coding sequence ATGAAAACAAAGCTTTTAGTCCTCATCTGCACGGTATTATTCAGTTCGTCGCTTCATGCGGAAACTTCCCTATGGAAGGTACAGTCGGGGTCATCCGTTATCTATCTCGGCGGCACTATCCACATATTAAGGTCATCGGACTTTCCATTGCCAAAAGAATTCGACTCTGCCTATGCAGACTCCAAGATTATCACCTTCGAAACAGACCTTGACGCAATGCAGAGTCCCGAGATCCAGCAGCTTATGGTCTCTCAGGGTATGTATAGTGATGGCCGAACCCTCGATAAAGTCCTCTCAAAAGAGGCTTACGGCAAATTAAAAAAATATTGTGACGGCCTGGGCCTGCCTTTAGAGGCGCTTAACAGGATGAAGCCGTCTATGGTCGTTTTTACTGTTCTTGCGCTGGAACTCAAGAAATTGGGAGTAGACAGCGGTGGCGTCGATTTCTACTACGACAGGAAAGCAGCGGCCGATGGAAAGAAAAGGGATAGCCTGGAGACGCTGGAAGAGCAAATCGGTTTTCTGACAGCCATGGGCGAGGGGAATGAGAGCAATTTTGTCATCCACTCCATCGATGATTTCAAAGAGACATCAACCTTGTTAGATGAAATGATATCGGCATGGAGAGCCGGTGATATTCAGAAGTTGTCCGATCTCTTTGTCAAAGATATCAAAAAAGAGTTTCCAAAGTTATACAAAAACCTGTTGACAGACCGTAACAAAAAATGGCTTAAAAAAATAGATGCATATATGAAAACACCGGAAAAGGAGTTCCTCCTTGTAGGTGTTGCCCATATGCTCGGGAAAGAAGGGCTTATAAATCAGTTGAAAAAGCGTGGTTATGAGGTAACTAAACTTTAA
- a CDS encoding peroxidase-related enzyme (This protein belongs to a clade of uncharacterized proteins related to peroxidases such as the alkylhydroperoxidase AhpD.): protein MPKVETIEKGEASDEVKAIFDEIEAAFGMVPNLFKTSAHFPPLLKANWEKVKGVMMQGALSRKAKEAIAVIVSNDNSCDYCVAAHTAALKMLNVTEEEIIFILNEEFDAAEISKKEAALIRLAREANINPNAIPGSIFNDLKIEGASSGEIVEALGVMEIFTGFNKFLDALEVSIDF from the coding sequence ATGCCAAAGGTTGAAACGATTGAAAAGGGAGAAGCAAGTGATGAGGTAAAAGCTATATTTGACGAAATAGAGGCCGCTTTTGGGATGGTACCGAATCTCTTTAAAACGTCTGCTCACTTTCCACCGCTGCTAAAAGCCAACTGGGAGAAGGTGAAAGGCGTCATGATGCAAGGCGCCCTTTCCCGAAAGGCCAAGGAAGCCATTGCTGTTATCGTATCCAATGACAACAGCTGTGATTACTGTGTTGCAGCCCATACGGCCGCACTGAAGATGCTTAATGTCACGGAAGAGGAGATAATCTTTATTCTTAACGAGGAGTTTGATGCAGCGGAAATTAGCAAAAAGGAAGCTGCCCTTATAAGGCTCGCCAGAGAGGCCAACATCAATCCCAATGCCATTCCCGGTTCCATCTTTAATGACCTTAAGATTGAAGGGGCTTCAAGCGGCGAAATTGTCGAGGCGCTCGGTGTAATGGAAATATTTACGGGGTTTAACAAGTTTCTCGATGCCCTGGAGGTGAGTATCGATTTTTAG
- a CDS encoding gamma-glutamylcyclotransferase, translating to MLYFAYGSNLSIARISKRVPSAEPVARGYLTAHVLCFHKAGRDGSGKCDAFYTGNNRDCVLGSLYRIDADHKVHLDRAEGLGMGYNEKSVSIYAESGQKMEAFTYYATHIDDKVSPYHWYKGHVLIGAREHDFPEEYIEMFLSVDSIDDPDAEREERELSIHGLGLNDGFRAI from the coding sequence ATGCTTTACTTTGCTTATGGCTCGAATCTGTCTATAGCAAGAATTTCAAAACGGGTTCCCTCAGCCGAACCGGTAGCAAGGGGCTACCTGACCGCTCACGTGCTTTGTTTTCACAAGGCCGGAAGAGATGGTTCCGGCAAATGCGATGCCTTTTATACGGGAAACAACAGGGATTGTGTGCTCGGCTCCCTTTACAGGATTGATGCGGACCATAAAGTCCATCTCGACAGGGCGGAAGGGCTCGGTATGGGTTACAATGAGAAAAGCGTTTCCATCTATGCTGAATCAGGACAAAAAATGGAGGCCTTTACCTACTATGCCACTCACATTGATGATAAAGTAAGCCCCTATCACTGGTACAAAGGTCATGTGCTCATTGGCGCCAGAGAGCATGACTTTCCGGAAGAATATATCGAAATGTTTCTGAGCGTCGATTCCATCGATGATCCCGATGCAGAAAGGGAAGAGAGGGAGCTCAGTATTCACGGTTTAGGGCTTAATGACGGATTCAGGGCAATATAG
- the dcd gene encoding dCTP deaminase, protein MSIKSDKWIRRMAENHSMIEPFEAEQVKNVNGNRVVSYGTSSYGYDIRCSDEFKIFTNVHSSIVDPKDFCPRSFVDFKGDICIIPPNSFALARTVEYFRIPRNVLTVCLGKSTYARCGIIVNVTPFEPEWEGYVTLEFSNTTPLPAKIYANEGVAQVLFFESDEVCETSYADRKGKYQGQTGVTLPRT, encoded by the coding sequence ATGTCGATAAAATCAGACAAATGGATAAGAAGAATGGCCGAGAATCATAGCATGATCGAGCCCTTCGAAGCGGAGCAGGTGAAGAATGTAAATGGCAACCGCGTTGTCAGCTACGGTACATCAAGTTACGGCTACGACATTCGCTGCTCCGATGAATTCAAGATCTTTACCAATGTACACAGCTCCATTGTCGATCCCAAAGATTTTTGCCCCAGATCCTTTGTTGATTTCAAGGGTGACATCTGTATTATTCCGCCCAACTCCTTTGCCCTGGCCCGTACTGTCGAATACTTCCGTATACCGAGAAATGTTTTGACTGTATGTCTTGGAAAGTCGACTTATGCCCGCTGTGGCATTATCGTTAATGTTACCCCTTTCGAGCCCGAGTGGGAAGGCTATGTAACCCTCGAATTTTCTAATACGACACCGCTTCCGGCAAAGATTTACGCCAACGAAGGTGTAGCGCAGGTACTCTTTTTTGAATCTGATGAAGTCTGTGAAACATCCTATGCCGACAGGAAGGGAAAATACCAGGGGCAGACAGGCGTAACGCTTCCCAGGACCTGA
- a CDS encoding vitamin B12-dependent ribonucleotide reductase — protein MGSVGAVSGDLAGSKVKVEKQRGDKLPLTENAITVLERRYLKKNESGRPVEKVEDMFRRVARTIAEADLKHDPTADIKSLENEFYSMMTNLEFLPNSPTLMNAGRDLGQLSACFVLPVEDSMESIFESIKDTALIHKSGGGTGFDFSNLRPKNSVVASTKGVSSGPVSFMKVFDSATEAIKQGGTRRGANMGILRVDHPDIMEFITCKEDHVTLTNFNISVALTEDFMDAVEKDRDYSLVDPRSGEEVERLDARKVFDKITELAWTNGDPGIVFIDRMNRDNPTPKIGPIASTNPCGEQPLLPYESCNLGSINLSRMITGGKLDYAKLGSTVKKAVHYLDNVIDANKYPIDKIAKMTRANRKIGLGVMGFADMLIMLGIGYNSREGVDTADKIMGFIREKAREASVDLAEKRGAFPNFKGSIFDKGKNAVKIRNATTTTIAPTGTISIISACSSGVEPLFAISYVRNVMDNDELPEVNPLFERIAKKEGFYSVELMKKIAGKGSVQGMAEVPEHIRKAFVTSHDISPEWHIKMQAAFQKYTDNAVSKTINFHNDATVSDIEKAYMLAHKNGCKGITIYRDGSREGQVLSIKKEEKKEEKHEVHIHADEIVAPRERPAVTFGKTEKVATGCGSLFVTVNEDEEGLCEIFTRMGKSGGCINSHNEAIGRLVSLALRAGVKTESIMDQMRGVRCPMPLGIGKNAVLSCPDAIGQVLAHYVANGNGNSTAAAAENTASTHMAMAPLPEMTSNNMAQAEKRVDSIDMGVCPECPDCGHIIEFIEGCLTCRGCGYSKC, from the coding sequence ATGGGTAGCGTAGGCGCAGTTTCAGGAGATTTGGCAGGTAGTAAGGTAAAAGTAGAGAAGCAACGGGGGGATAAGCTGCCTCTTACTGAGAATGCAATTACCGTTCTTGAAAGAAGGTATTTGAAAAAAAATGAGAGCGGCAGGCCTGTTGAAAAAGTGGAGGATATGTTCAGGCGCGTTGCCCGCACTATTGCCGAGGCTGACCTCAAGCACGATCCCACAGCCGATATTAAGTCCCTGGAGAATGAGTTTTACTCCATGATGACCAATCTCGAATTTCTGCCTAATTCACCTACACTGATGAATGCAGGCCGTGACCTGGGTCAGCTTTCCGCCTGTTTTGTTCTTCCTGTGGAAGATTCTATGGAGTCCATCTTTGAATCCATTAAAGATACGGCGCTTATCCATAAAAGCGGCGGCGGCACGGGCTTCGATTTTTCCAACCTGAGACCGAAAAACTCCGTCGTTGCCTCTACCAAAGGCGTCAGTTCCGGTCCCGTTTCTTTTATGAAAGTATTCGATTCAGCCACTGAGGCTATCAAGCAGGGGGGGACGAGAAGGGGTGCCAATATGGGCATACTCAGAGTCGATCACCCTGATATTATGGAATTCATCACCTGCAAGGAAGACCATGTAACTCTGACCAACTTCAATATTTCCGTAGCGCTGACTGAAGACTTCATGGATGCCGTTGAAAAGGACAGGGACTACAGCCTTGTCGACCCCAGATCGGGTGAAGAAGTGGAAAGACTGGATGCAAGAAAGGTTTTTGATAAAATTACGGAGCTTGCCTGGACCAACGGCGACCCCGGTATTGTTTTTATCGACAGGATGAATAGAGATAACCCGACGCCCAAGATAGGCCCCATTGCCTCGACTAATCCCTGCGGTGAGCAGCCCCTCCTTCCCTATGAGTCATGCAACCTGGGCTCCATCAATCTCTCCAGAATGATAACAGGGGGCAAGCTCGATTATGCCAAACTGGGTTCTACCGTAAAGAAGGCCGTTCATTATCTTGATAACGTTATTGATGCCAATAAGTACCCTATTGATAAAATTGCCAAAATGACGAGGGCCAACCGGAAGATCGGTCTTGGTGTCATGGGTTTTGCCGATATGCTTATCATGCTCGGCATTGGCTACAACAGCCGGGAAGGGGTTGATACGGCGGATAAGATTATGGGCTTTATCCGTGAAAAGGCGAGGGAGGCTTCTGTCGATCTGGCTGAAAAAAGAGGCGCTTTCCCCAACTTCAAGGGAAGCATTTTTGACAAAGGGAAAAATGCTGTAAAGATAAGGAATGCGACGACGACAACTATTGCGCCGACAGGCACTATCTCTATTATTTCCGCTTGCTCCAGTGGTGTGGAGCCGCTTTTTGCCATCTCTTACGTAAGAAACGTTATGGATAACGACGAACTTCCCGAGGTAAATCCTCTCTTCGAAAGGATCGCAAAAAAAGAAGGTTTCTACTCTGTTGAACTAATGAAGAAGATTGCCGGGAAGGGTAGCGTTCAGGGTATGGCAGAGGTTCCCGAACATATAAGAAAGGCCTTTGTTACGTCTCATGATATTTCACCTGAATGGCACATCAAGATGCAGGCGGCTTTCCAGAAATATACCGATAATGCTGTTTCCAAGACAATCAATTTTCATAATGACGCAACTGTTTCCGACATAGAGAAGGCCTACATGCTGGCCCACAAGAATGGCTGTAAGGGAATTACCATCTACCGTGACGGCAGCAGGGAAGGACAGGTTCTTTCCATCAAGAAGGAAGAGAAAAAAGAAGAAAAACATGAAGTTCATATTCATGCCGATGAGATTGTGGCGCCCAGGGAAAGGCCGGCCGTTACTTTTGGTAAGACGGAAAAGGTGGCCACAGGTTGCGGAAGCCTTTTTGTTACCGTCAACGAAGATGAAGAAGGTCTTTGTGAGATCTTTACCCGGATGGGTAAGTCCGGCGGCTGTATCAACTCTCATAATGAAGCTATCGGCCGTCTCGTCTCTCTTGCCCTGAGAGCAGGTGTAAAGACCGAGTCCATTATGGACCAGATGCGAGGTGTAAGGTGCCCCATGCCGCTGGGAATAGGGAAAAATGCTGTTCTTTCCTGCCCCGATGCTATTGGTCAGGTGCTTGCCCACTATGTAGCCAACGGCAACGGTAATAGCACCGCCGCTGCTGCCGAGAATACGGCGTCAACGCATATGGCAATGGCGCCTCTTCCTGAAATGACGAGCAACAATATGGCCCAGGCCGAAAAGAGGGTTGATTCCATTGATATGGGGGTCTGTCCCGAGTGTCCCGATTGTGGTCATATTATCGAGTTTATCGAAGGCTGCCTCACGTGCAGGGGCTGTGGTTATTCCAAGTGTTGA
- a CDS encoding DUF4350 domain-containing protein gives MKAIILLASLFLLSLSGHAASAEIYFDTSHRVIFHPSSEQHLGLKKFVSLFRENGDHVEIGDYPLGILDTGTVDVLVIPGSMAPYSPEEIDLVEKFVNDGGRLLVLLHIAPPLARLTERFGIILSNAVISENENKINGRSQDFFVKDMASHEITRDVSMIAFYGSWGLLAEGKGKVLAFTSENAYADFNRNRRFDHGEPRAKMGVVAVSDHGKGKVVVVADDAPLANAFIDVGDNRKFAGNIVNWLSMQISR, from the coding sequence ATGAAAGCAATTATACTCCTGGCGTCTTTATTCTTATTGTCTCTCTCGGGTCATGCCGCCTCGGCTGAGATTTATTTCGATACTTCTCACCGGGTGATTTTTCACCCCTCTTCAGAGCAGCATCTTGGTCTTAAAAAGTTTGTATCCCTTTTCCGTGAAAATGGCGATCATGTGGAGATAGGGGATTATCCCCTGGGAATCCTCGATACGGGAACCGTCGATGTTCTCGTCATTCCCGGATCCATGGCTCCCTATAGCCCGGAAGAGATAGACCTTGTTGAAAAGTTTGTCAATGATGGCGGAAGGCTTCTTGTTCTCCTCCACATTGCGCCTCCCCTTGCAAGGCTGACGGAAAGATTCGGTATTATTCTCTCTAACGCCGTTATTTCGGAAAATGAAAACAAGATCAACGGCCGGAGTCAGGATTTTTTTGTTAAGGACATGGCTTCCCATGAGATTACCCGGGATGTCTCGATGATAGCATTCTACGGCAGTTGGGGATTGCTTGCCGAAGGAAAAGGCAAAGTCCTTGCCTTCACATCGGAAAATGCCTATGCCGATTTTAACCGCAACAGGCGTTTTGACCACGGCGAGCCCAGAGCCAAAATGGGTGTTGTTGCCGTATCTGATCATGGTAAAGGCAAGGTTGTTGTTGTGGCTGATGACGCCCCGCTTGCCAATGCTTTTATTGATGTGGGTGATAATAGAAAATTTGCAGGGAATATCGTTAACTGGCTCTCTATGCAGATAAGCCGATAG